From the Palaemon carinicauda isolate YSFRI2023 chromosome 42, ASM3689809v2, whole genome shotgun sequence genome, one window contains:
- the LOC137633019 gene encoding neurofilament heavy polypeptide-like, giving the protein MNISSRARKRAPKCPAPESGRQKVKKSGARKRAPKSKKVPRQKAGAKKSRARKRAPKSKKVPRQKAGAKMSRTRKRAPKSPAPESGRQKVKKSGARRRAPKSPGPKSGRQKVPRQKAGAKKSRARKRAPKSQKVPRQKAGAKMSRTRKRAPKSPAPESGRQKVLRQKAGAKKSKSPAPEGGRQKVPGQKAGAKKSRARKRAPKCPAPESGRQKVLRQKAGAKKSKSPAPEGGRQKVPGQKAGAKKSRARKRAPKSPAPESGRQKVKKSRARRRAPKCPAPESGRQKVLRQKAGAKKSKSPAPEGGRQKVPGQKAGAKKSRARKRAPKSPAPESGRQKVKKSGARRRAPKSPAPESVQQKVPHQKVGAKNSRARKRATKSPAPESGRQKVPRQKASAKKSRA; this is encoded by the exons ATGAACATCTCA TCCCGCGCCAGAAAGCGGGCGCCAAAATGTCCCGCGCCAGAAAGCGGGCGCCAAAAAGTCAAAAAGTCCGGCGCCAGAAAGCGGGCGCCAAAAAGTAAAAAAGTCCCGCGCCAGAAGGCGGGCGCCAAAAAGTCCCGCGCCAGAAAGCGGGCGCCAAAAAGTAAAAAAGTCCCGCGCCAGAAGGCGGGCGCCAAAATGTCCCGCACCAGAAAGCGggcgccaaaaagtcctgcgccagaaagcGGGCGCCAAAAAGTCAAAAAGTCCGGCGCCAGAAGGCGGGCGCCAAAAAGTCCCGGGCCAAAAAGCGGGCGCCAAAAAGTCCCGCGCCAGAAAGCGGGCGCCAAAAAGTCCCGCGCCAGAAAGCGGGCGCCAAAAAGTCAAAAAGTCCCGCGCCAGAAGGCGGGCGCCAAAATGTCCCGCACCAGAAAGCGGGCGCCAAAAAGTCCCGCGCCAGAAAGCGggcgccaaaaagtcctgcgccagaaagcGGGCGCCAAAAAGTCAAAAAGTCCGGCGCCAGAAGGCGGGCGCCAAAAAGTCCCGGGCCAAAAAGCGGGCGCCAAAAAGTCCCGCGCCAGAAAGCGGGCGCCAAAATGTCCCGCACCAGAAAGCGggcgccaaaaagtcctgcgccagaaagcGGGCGCCAAAAAGTCAAAAAGTCCGGCGCCAGAAGGCGGGCGCCAAAAAGTCCCGGGCCAAAAAGCGGGCGCCAAAAAGTCCCGCGCCAGAAAGCGGGCGCCAAAAAGTCCCGCGCCAGAAAGCGGGCGCCAAAAAGTAAAAAAGTCCCGCGCCAGAAGGCGGGCGCCAAAATGTCCCGCACCAGAAAGCGggcgccaaaaagtcctgcgccagaaagcGGGCGCCAAAAAGTCAAAAAGTCCGGCGCCAGAAGGCGGGCGCCAAAAAGTCCCGGGCCAAAAAGCGGGCGCCAAAAAGTCCCGCGCCAGAAAGCGGGCGCCAAAAAGTCCCGCGCCAGAAAGCGGGCGCCAAAAAGTCAAAAAGTCCGGCGCCAGAAGGCGggcgccaaaaagtcctgcgccagaaagcGTGCAACAAAAAGTCCCGCACCAGAAAGTGGGCGCCAAAAATTCCCGCGCCAGAAAGCGTGCGACAAAAAGTCCCGCACCAGAAAGTGGGCGCCAAAAAGTCCCGCGCCAGAAAGCGTCCGCCAAAAAGTCCCGCGCTTGA